Proteins encoded together in one Streptomyces umbrinus window:
- a CDS encoding MarR family winged helix-turn-helix transcriptional regulator, translating to MSSDGRQEAGLSVDNGVRTLLLLMPRVVARTKRTPVPQQLEEYNLAPRHLSLLAYLFFDGPLAVSELATRLELVPATVSLLVGELNRYGVVDRKEDEADRRRKIVSIAQPYREAVRSWLENGVNAWRVALEPLSPAERQTFIDTLRVYERELMGAQERPAVAATAD from the coding sequence ATGTCAAGCGATGGTCGGCAGGAGGCAGGGCTGAGCGTCGACAACGGGGTCCGGACGCTCCTGCTCCTCATGCCGCGTGTCGTCGCACGCACCAAACGCACGCCGGTGCCTCAGCAGTTGGAGGAGTACAACCTCGCTCCGCGCCACCTGTCCCTGCTGGCCTATCTGTTCTTCGACGGGCCGCTCGCCGTCAGCGAGCTGGCCACCCGGCTGGAGTTGGTCCCGGCCACGGTCAGCCTGCTCGTCGGGGAACTGAACCGGTACGGCGTGGTGGACCGCAAGGAGGACGAGGCCGACCGGCGCCGCAAGATCGTCAGCATCGCCCAGCCGTACCGGGAAGCGGTGCGCAGCTGGCTGGAGAACGGCGTGAACGCCTGGCGGGTCGCGCTCGAACCGCTGAGCCCGGCCGAACGGCAGACCTTCATCGACACCCTGCGCGTGTACGAGCGGGAGCTCATGGGCGCGCAGGAGCGACCGGCGGTCGCTGCCACCGCAGACTGA
- a CDS encoding response regulator transcription factor codes for MIRLIIAEDVPMLRGALVALLELEQDLSVVAEVGNGNDILPTALEHRPDIAVIDVDLPGTDGLSAAAKLRSCLPSCRVLIITSLGNPAALRRALAAQVDGYVLKDALPSELAQAIRKVAAGQRVIDPQLALMAWDGPAQQLTPREVDVLRLAAAGEDVRVIAKELHLSVGTVRNYLTTIVHKLGARNRVDAVRIAKDNGVI; via the coding sequence GTGATACGGCTGATCATCGCCGAGGATGTACCCATGCTCCGCGGGGCGTTGGTGGCGTTGCTGGAACTGGAACAGGATCTCAGCGTCGTGGCGGAGGTGGGGAATGGGAACGACATTCTTCCCACCGCGCTGGAGCACCGGCCCGACATTGCCGTGATCGATGTCGACCTGCCCGGTACCGATGGACTGTCGGCCGCCGCGAAGCTCCGTTCCTGTCTCCCCTCCTGCCGGGTCCTCATCATCACGAGCCTCGGCAATCCGGCGGCGCTCCGGCGCGCACTCGCCGCCCAGGTGGACGGGTACGTGCTCAAGGACGCGCTGCCGAGCGAACTGGCCCAGGCGATACGCAAGGTGGCGGCGGGTCAGCGGGTCATCGATCCGCAACTCGCCCTGATGGCCTGGGACGGCCCGGCGCAGCAGCTGACCCCACGCGAGGTGGACGTACTGCGCCTGGCCGCCGCGGGCGAGGACGTGCGCGTCATCGCGAAGGAGCTGCACCTGAGTGTCGGCACGGTGCGCAACTACCTCACGACGATCGTCCACAAGCTCGGTGCCCGCAATCGGGTCGACGCGGTCCGGATCGCCAAGGACAACGGTGTCATCTGA
- a CDS encoding enoyl-CoA hydratase-related protein produces the protein MPMLDRQDDVFVLDLGDGENRFHPDWIVSVNSALDEVEKAEGPRALVTAATGKFYSSGLDLDWLFAHADQQQDYVAGVQELFARMLSLPVITVAALQGHTFAAGAMFSLAHDFRVMRADRGFWCLPEADINIPFTPGMSALIQSRLTPQTAHEAMTTARRYGGGDALAAALVDHAVAEDAVRATAVELARAQVGKAGPTLGTIKSRMYEPVLTTLRNRDDPLG, from the coding sequence ATGCCCATGCTCGACCGCCAGGACGACGTCTTCGTACTCGACCTCGGGGACGGCGAGAACCGCTTCCACCCCGACTGGATCGTCTCGGTCAACTCCGCCCTGGACGAGGTCGAGAAGGCGGAGGGGCCGCGCGCCCTGGTGACCGCCGCGACCGGCAAGTTCTACTCCAGCGGCCTCGACCTGGACTGGCTGTTCGCGCACGCCGACCAGCAACAGGACTACGTCGCCGGCGTCCAGGAGCTGTTCGCGCGGATGCTGTCCCTGCCCGTGATCACGGTGGCCGCCCTCCAGGGGCACACCTTCGCGGCCGGCGCGATGTTCTCGCTGGCCCACGACTTCCGTGTGATGCGCGCCGACCGCGGCTTCTGGTGTCTGCCCGAGGCCGACATCAACATCCCCTTCACACCGGGCATGTCCGCGCTGATCCAGTCCCGGTTGACCCCGCAGACCGCGCACGAGGCCATGACCACGGCCCGCCGGTACGGGGGCGGGGACGCCCTCGCCGCCGCCCTCGTCGACCACGCGGTCGCCGAGGACGCCGTGCGCGCGACCGCCGTGGAACTCGCCCGGGCCCAGGTGGGCAAGGCCGGCCCGACCCTCGGCACCATCAAGTCCCGTATGTACGAGCCCGTCCTCACCACCCTGCGGAACCGGGACGACCCCCTCGGCTGA
- a CDS encoding flavin reductase family protein: protein MNRTDRRAVADVEPSQVREGFRAAMAQLAGGVVVVTTEDADGRPYGFTATSFCSVSMDPALVLVCLAETSSSYEAFMDCRGFAVSLLGQEQRALATRFATTGADKFRAEDTVTTPRLLPAVEGALAVLDCAVHARHPAGDHIILVGAVRHVLPGRGEPLVYHDRAFQQLRRPEHSRLPRP from the coding sequence GTGAACCGCACCGATCGGCGGGCCGTCGCCGACGTCGAGCCCTCCCAGGTCCGTGAGGGGTTCCGGGCGGCCATGGCGCAGCTCGCCGGCGGAGTCGTCGTCGTCACCACCGAGGACGCCGACGGCCGTCCGTACGGATTCACCGCGACCTCGTTCTGTTCCGTCTCCATGGATCCGGCGCTGGTCCTGGTCTGCCTCGCCGAGACCTCCAGTTCCTACGAGGCCTTCATGGACTGCCGGGGTTTCGCGGTCAGTCTGCTGGGCCAGGAGCAGCGGGCCCTCGCCACTCGTTTCGCCACCACCGGAGCGGACAAGTTCCGTGCCGAGGACACCGTGACCACGCCCCGCCTGCTCCCGGCGGTGGAGGGCGCGCTCGCGGTCCTGGACTGCGCCGTACACGCCCGCCACCCCGCGGGCGATCACATCATCCTGGTGGGCGCCGTACGCCATGTCCTCCCCGGCCGGGGCGAACCGCTGGTCTACCACGACCGGGCATTCCAGCAGTTGCGCCGCCCCGAACACTCCCGCCTGCCGCGTCCCTGA
- a CDS encoding SDR family NAD(P)-dependent oxidoreductase: protein MSTSTGLSGKSVVVTGAGSGIGRAAALRFAAEGARVVLADLDADGAKEAAEEIVAAGGTAVTVVGDLGEQGIVDQVVATAVDTFGGIDVLVNNAGIMDRMSAAGETDDDEWERVLRINLTAPFLLTRAALPHLLANGKGAIVFTASEASLRGSAAGAAYTVSKHGVAGLTKSLAVMYRDKGVRTNAIAPGGTVTGIQVQLDQDALGPSVIMGYRGNVGRAADADEQAAAIVFLASDAASNINGVILPVDNGWAAV, encoded by the coding sequence ATGAGCACCAGCACAGGCCTGTCGGGCAAGTCGGTCGTCGTCACCGGGGCCGGATCCGGCATCGGCCGCGCCGCCGCCCTGCGCTTCGCGGCGGAGGGCGCCCGTGTCGTCCTCGCCGACCTCGACGCCGACGGTGCCAAGGAGGCCGCCGAGGAGATCGTCGCGGCGGGCGGCACCGCGGTCACCGTGGTCGGGGACCTCGGCGAGCAGGGGATCGTCGACCAGGTCGTCGCCACCGCCGTGGACACCTTCGGCGGCATCGACGTACTGGTCAACAACGCCGGAATCATGGACCGGATGTCCGCCGCGGGGGAGACGGACGACGACGAGTGGGAGCGCGTCCTGCGGATCAATCTGACCGCGCCGTTCCTGCTCACCCGCGCCGCGCTGCCCCACCTCCTCGCGAACGGCAAGGGCGCGATCGTGTTCACCGCGTCCGAGGCGTCCCTGCGCGGCAGTGCCGCCGGCGCCGCGTACACCGTCTCGAAGCACGGCGTCGCGGGTCTGACCAAGTCGCTCGCCGTGATGTACCGGGACAAGGGCGTACGGACCAATGCCATCGCCCCGGGCGGCACGGTGACGGGCATCCAGGTCCAGTTGGACCAGGATGCCCTCGGTCCGTCCGTGATCATGGGCTACCGGGGCAATGTCGGCCGTGCCGCGGACGCCGACGAGCAGGCGGCGGCCATCGTCTTCCTCGCCTCGGACGCCGCCAGCAACATCAACGGCGTCATCCTGCCGGTCGACAACGGCTGGGCCGCCGTCTGA
- a CDS encoding response regulator — MTTVLIVDDQALQRLGFSMLLEQHPDLTVVGEATHGAEAVRLTAELRPDVVLMDVRMPGMDGIEATRRIVESGGRSRVLVLTTFDLDEYAYAALRAGASGFLLKDALPDELTAGIRAVASGDAVIAPGLTRKLIDAFSAHLPGTTPAQDRQLTALTTREREVLTAIATGWSNAEIADRFSLAESTVKSHVSHILAKIGARDRVQAVIFAYDMGLVRPA, encoded by the coding sequence ATGACGACTGTCCTCATCGTCGACGACCAGGCCCTGCAACGCCTCGGCTTCAGCATGCTCCTGGAGCAGCACCCCGACCTGACCGTGGTCGGCGAGGCCACCCACGGCGCCGAGGCGGTCCGCCTGACGGCCGAACTGCGCCCCGACGTCGTCCTGATGGACGTCCGCATGCCGGGCATGGACGGCATCGAGGCCACCCGCCGCATCGTGGAGTCGGGCGGCCGCTCACGAGTCCTGGTCCTCACAACCTTCGACCTGGACGAATACGCGTACGCGGCCCTGCGCGCCGGAGCCAGCGGCTTCCTCCTCAAGGACGCCCTCCCCGACGAACTGACGGCGGGCATCCGGGCGGTGGCCTCCGGCGACGCGGTCATCGCCCCCGGCCTGACCCGCAAACTGATCGACGCCTTCTCCGCCCACCTCCCCGGCACCACCCCCGCCCAGGACCGCCAGCTCACCGCCCTCACAACCCGCGAACGCGAGGTGTTGACGGCCATCGCCACGGGCTGGTCCAACGCCGAGATCGCCGACCGCTTCTCCCTGGCCGAGTCCACCGTCAAATCCCATGTCAGCCACATCCTCGCGAAGATCGGGGCCCGGGACCGGGTCCAGGCGGTGATCTTCGCCTATGACATGGGGCTGGTGCGGCCGGCCTGA
- a CDS encoding sensor histidine kinase, with the protein MTAPTAPGRGTRAPSVAPETLLDGSNRTSDVAVMKWLIRTRHADLAHPGVRRWVVPLFCAGLGIPAVRDAGNGIGAAVPTVLALIVAFCVPLLWRQQRPVLVFALTSAVSAVALALDADTGAEAARIVALLNVGRSVRPAQLTVCLAIAVAQTTVAVVVRGAEQPNEQFLQTPVLAIVQSALVMAVAAAGLVGRVVNAYIRALHERAVRLEVERDQRARLAAAAERARVAREMHDILGHTLAVIVGLAGGAAGLTETKPKRGAETLRIIADSGRGALAELRRLLAVIGEERDTEDGSPLAPQPGLADLDPLLERVRGAGPTVTVHTQGALTDLAPGLQLAVYRVIQESLTNTLKHAASDTTVHVTLTTEDTSVHAKVEDAGPPSTPHSPAPRDEGRGLVGMRERAALYGGSVTAGPNSQGGWTVDAHFRTTTTPPPPHTAPTEKRPA; encoded by the coding sequence GTGACCGCACCAACCGCTCCCGGGCGCGGGACACGGGCTCCTTCCGTCGCGCCCGAGACCCTGCTGGACGGGTCGAACCGGACCTCGGACGTCGCGGTCATGAAGTGGCTCATCCGGACGCGGCATGCGGACCTGGCCCATCCGGGGGTCAGGCGCTGGGTGGTGCCGTTGTTCTGCGCCGGCCTCGGCATCCCGGCCGTGCGGGACGCGGGGAACGGCATCGGAGCCGCCGTACCGACCGTGCTGGCGCTGATCGTCGCGTTCTGTGTCCCACTGCTCTGGCGGCAGCAGCGGCCCGTGCTGGTCTTCGCCCTCACCTCCGCCGTCTCCGCGGTGGCCCTCGCCCTGGATGCCGACACGGGCGCGGAGGCCGCGCGGATCGTGGCACTGCTCAACGTGGGCCGCAGCGTCAGACCCGCCCAACTGACGGTCTGTCTGGCGATCGCCGTCGCGCAGACGACCGTGGCGGTCGTCGTCCGCGGCGCCGAACAGCCGAACGAGCAGTTCCTGCAGACTCCGGTGCTGGCGATCGTGCAGTCGGCCCTCGTGATGGCGGTCGCCGCGGCGGGTCTGGTCGGCCGGGTCGTGAACGCGTATATCAGAGCCCTGCACGAACGCGCCGTCCGCCTGGAGGTGGAGCGCGACCAGCGGGCCCGTCTCGCCGCCGCCGCCGAACGCGCCCGTGTCGCCCGGGAGATGCACGACATCCTCGGCCACACCCTCGCCGTGATCGTCGGCCTCGCGGGCGGCGCCGCCGGACTCACCGAGACGAAACCGAAGCGGGGCGCGGAGACCCTGCGCATCATCGCCGACAGCGGCCGCGGCGCCCTGGCCGAACTGCGCCGCCTGCTGGCCGTCATCGGCGAGGAACGCGACACCGAGGACGGCAGCCCCCTCGCCCCGCAGCCGGGCCTCGCCGACCTCGACCCCCTCCTCGAACGCGTCCGCGGCGCAGGACCCACCGTCACCGTGCACACCCAGGGCGCCCTCACAGACCTGGCCCCCGGCCTCCAACTGGCCGTCTACCGCGTAATCCAGGAGTCCCTGACCAACACCCTCAAACACGCGGCCTCCGATACGACGGTCCACGTCACCCTCACGACCGAAGACACGTCCGTACACGCGAAGGTCGAGGACGCCGGACCACCCAGCACCCCGCACTCCCCCGCCCCGCGGGACGAGGGCCGCGGCCTGGTGGGGATGCGCGAACGGGCGGCGCTGTACGGGGGAAGCGTCACCGCGGGCCCGAACTCCCAAGGCGGCTGGACGGTGGACGCCCACTTCCGGACCACCACCACACCGCCCCCGCCACACACCGCACCCACGGAGAAGCGTCCCGCATGA
- a CDS encoding AfsR/SARP family transcriptional regulator, which produces MEIEVLGPLDIRLDGTSIVPSAGKPRQILALLALRAGRIVPVPVLMEEIWGDRIPRSAQTTLQTYILQLRRRISAARPDVRRPTAKDVLSTRFGGYLLSEPVLSSDVGTFQRLTAEGSAALERGEAGLAADVLGRALSLWHGSALIDVPTGHVLDTEILGIEEARARALELRIEADLRLGRHAELLGELRMLVAQHPMHESFHAQLMIALCRSGHTWRALDVYQQLRSALVGELGVEPSDRIQRLHQQVLGGGLDKPRSTYVERDLALELR; this is translated from the coding sequence ATGGAAATCGAAGTTTTAGGACCGCTCGACATCCGTCTGGACGGCACATCGATCGTGCCGAGCGCGGGCAAGCCTCGGCAGATACTGGCACTCCTCGCTCTGCGAGCCGGACGGATCGTGCCCGTCCCGGTTCTCATGGAGGAGATCTGGGGTGACCGAATACCCCGGAGCGCGCAGACCACCTTGCAGACCTACATCCTTCAACTCCGCCGCAGGATCAGCGCAGCCCGGCCGGACGTCCGCCGACCGACCGCGAAGGACGTACTGTCCACCCGGTTCGGCGGATACCTGTTGTCCGAACCGGTGCTCAGCAGCGATGTCGGAACGTTCCAACGGCTCACGGCGGAAGGGAGCGCCGCACTGGAGAGGGGCGAGGCCGGCCTGGCCGCCGACGTGCTCGGCAGGGCCCTGAGCCTGTGGCACGGCTCGGCCCTCATCGACGTACCGACGGGGCATGTCCTGGACACCGAGATCCTCGGCATCGAGGAGGCCAGGGCGCGGGCGCTCGAACTGCGGATCGAAGCCGATCTGCGGCTCGGCAGGCACGCCGAACTCCTCGGCGAGCTGCGGATGCTGGTCGCCCAGCATCCGATGCACGAGAGCTTCCATGCGCAGCTGATGATCGCCCTGTGCCGTTCCGGGCACACCTGGCGGGCCCTGGACGTCTATCAGCAACTGCGCTCGGCGCTCGTCGGCGAGCTGGGCGTCGAACCGTCCGACCGGATACAGCGGCTGCACCAGCAGGTCCTGGGCGGAGGCCTGGACAAACCGCGAAGCACCTACGTGGAG
- a CDS encoding MFS transporter, with protein sequence MTVEQQADTAPPAQYSPKRWATLAVTLFAVFMDMVDNTVLNVALPAVQQDLDASSAQLEWSVAGYTLAFAAAMITGARLGDQLGRRRIYLIGLGAFVVTSALAGAAVNPEMLIASRILQGAAAALMVPQVLAMLQVDFPKSERPKAMSMYGMSLAVGGIGGPLLGGVLLEADLFGLGWRPVFYVNVPVGLAALVAAAVLTRESRVETRESFDIRGTLIATVGLISLLFPLVQGRELDWPWWTFALMIACPVILWLFVRYEYRVIARGESPIIDPALLHHRSSLGGLLVAILFFCGMAYQLVLTVHLQTGEGYSPLRTAVALVTFTVGVGIGSAVAPQLMPLGRRVVLLGCAVMAVGMGVITWTVDHWSGSLEWWHLAPGMIVSGIGLAMVAGTLLTIVLAQMPKSASGAASSLINTAIQIGVATGVAIVGTVYFTLLEDRHTPTDSAVVGLLTVVGLYTLAGLLALVLPPGRVDVSDVDADTDADSDHHHATAAAGTALPPEAGTKARVAP encoded by the coding sequence ATGACGGTGGAACAACAAGCTGATACGGCGCCCCCCGCGCAGTACAGCCCGAAGCGCTGGGCGACGCTGGCCGTCACCCTGTTCGCGGTGTTCATGGACATGGTGGACAACACCGTGCTCAACGTGGCCCTGCCCGCCGTCCAGCAGGACCTGGACGCCTCGTCCGCCCAGCTGGAATGGTCGGTGGCCGGGTACACGCTGGCCTTCGCCGCCGCCATGATCACCGGCGCCCGCCTCGGCGACCAGCTCGGGCGCCGGCGGATCTACCTCATCGGCCTCGGCGCCTTCGTCGTCACCTCGGCGCTGGCTGGCGCGGCGGTCAACCCGGAGATGCTCATCGCCTCCCGGATCCTCCAGGGCGCCGCGGCCGCGCTGATGGTGCCGCAGGTCCTGGCGATGCTCCAGGTGGACTTCCCCAAGTCCGAGCGCCCCAAGGCGATGTCCATGTACGGCATGTCGCTGGCCGTGGGCGGCATCGGCGGCCCCCTGCTCGGCGGCGTCCTGCTGGAGGCCGACCTCTTCGGCCTGGGCTGGCGGCCGGTCTTCTACGTCAACGTTCCCGTCGGACTGGCCGCACTGGTCGCCGCCGCCGTCCTCACCCGTGAGTCGCGAGTGGAGACCCGGGAGAGCTTCGACATCCGCGGCACCCTGATCGCGACCGTCGGCCTGATCAGCCTGCTCTTCCCGCTCGTGCAGGGCCGCGAACTGGACTGGCCCTGGTGGACGTTCGCCCTGATGATCGCCTGCCCGGTGATCCTCTGGCTGTTCGTCCGCTACGAGTACCGGGTGATCGCCCGCGGCGAGTCACCGATCATCGACCCGGCACTGCTGCACCACCGCAGCTCGCTCGGCGGCCTGCTCGTCGCCATCCTGTTCTTCTGCGGGATGGCCTACCAACTGGTCCTCACGGTCCACCTCCAGACGGGCGAGGGGTACTCCCCCCTGCGCACCGCGGTGGCTCTGGTCACCTTCACCGTGGGCGTGGGCATCGGCTCGGCCGTGGCACCTCAACTGATGCCGCTCGGCCGCCGGGTGGTGCTCCTGGGCTGCGCGGTCATGGCCGTGGGCATGGGGGTCATCACCTGGACCGTCGACCACTGGTCCGGCTCGCTGGAGTGGTGGCACCTGGCACCCGGCATGATCGTCTCCGGCATCGGCCTCGCCATGGTCGCGGGGACGCTGCTCACCATCGTGCTGGCGCAGATGCCCAAGTCCGCCTCGGGCGCCGCGTCCTCGCTGATCAACACGGCCATCCAGATCGGCGTGGCCACCGGCGTCGCGATCGTGGGCACCGTCTACTTCACGCTGCTGGAGGACCGGCACACGCCCACCGACTCGGCGGTCGTCGGCCTGCTGACCGTCGTCGGCCTCTACACCCTGGCCGGACTGCTCGCCCTGGTGCTGCCGCCGGGCCGGGTCGACGTGAGCGATGTCGACGCGGACACCGATGCCGACTCCGACCACCACCACGCGACGGCCGCCGCCGGCACGGCCCTGCCCCCGGAGGCCGGGACGAAGGCGCGCGTCGCCCCCTGA
- a CDS encoding beta-ketoacyl-ACP synthase 3: MTRTVLTAGTRHSALLGIGGYRPRRVVGNAEICRLIDSTEEWIETRSGIVERRFADQDETLLMMASAAAEKALAQAGTTPAEVDLVLVASMSNLVQTPPLAVRVAHELGAGAAAGVDLSAACAGFCHALAMASDAVRAGSARRVLVVGAERMTDIVEPTDRTISFLFADGAGAVVVGDSDTPGIGPVVRRAYGAHSDALRMTAPWATAEGAAPERPWMRMDGRRVFRWAMDEVAPALARTVREAGLTAAELGAFVPHQANLRMIELMTERLGLTGATAVSRDVVRSGNTSAASIPLALEALLASQEASTGDTALLVGFGAGLNFASQVVVLP; the protein is encoded by the coding sequence ATGACACGGACCGTCCTGACAGCCGGGACCCGCCACAGCGCGCTTCTCGGGATCGGCGGCTACCGGCCGCGCCGGGTGGTCGGCAACGCCGAGATCTGCCGGCTCATCGATTCCACCGAGGAGTGGATCGAGACCCGCAGCGGCATCGTCGAACGCCGCTTCGCGGACCAAGACGAGACCCTGCTGATGATGGCCTCCGCGGCGGCGGAGAAGGCCCTGGCACAGGCCGGAACCACGCCCGCCGAAGTCGATCTCGTGCTGGTGGCCAGCATGTCCAACCTGGTGCAGACCCCTCCGCTCGCCGTGCGCGTGGCACACGAGCTGGGCGCGGGCGCCGCCGCGGGCGTCGATCTGTCCGCCGCCTGCGCCGGCTTCTGCCATGCGCTGGCCATGGCCTCCGACGCGGTCCGCGCGGGCAGTGCCCGCCGGGTGCTGGTCGTCGGCGCCGAACGCATGACGGACATCGTGGAACCCACCGACCGTACGATCTCCTTCCTCTTCGCGGACGGCGCGGGCGCGGTCGTCGTGGGCGACTCCGACACACCGGGGATCGGCCCGGTCGTACGGCGCGCGTACGGCGCCCACAGCGACGCGCTGAGGATGACCGCCCCCTGGGCCACGGCCGAAGGGGCCGCCCCCGAACGGCCATGGATGCGCATGGACGGCCGCCGGGTCTTCCGCTGGGCCATGGACGAGGTGGCCCCCGCCCTGGCCCGGACGGTCCGAGAGGCCGGGCTGACGGCGGCCGAGCTCGGCGCCTTCGTTCCCCACCAGGCCAATCTCCGCATGATCGAGCTGATGACCGAGCGGCTCGGACTCACCGGCGCCACCGCCGTCTCCCGCGACGTGGTGCGCTCCGGGAACACGTCGGCGGCGTCCATACCGCTCGCCCTCGAGGCGCTGCTCGCCTCCCAGGAGGCGTCCACCGGGGACACCGCGCTCCTCGTGGGCTTCGGAGCCGGCCTCAACTTCGCCTCCCAGGTGGTGGTCCTGCCGTGA
- a CDS encoding sensor histidine kinase, protein MVYAENRLHDYDHHYDYEFDSDGRESGIGAELGATGLRLALFITCAVQLGYALMAILNLLKWHHESLSLVGAVLILIAFFGLQLFHCNPYAVHLRAKVGPWTLVPQAALAYAPFPMFGVLWGGFGGFLSGAVLVVLRGSVLAWVLFVLNAAAVFGLALASFALVPSVYLTLATVVIGLMVYGLTRLSDIVVEQYRLRHRTAWAAVSGERLRVARDLHDLLGYSLSAITLKSELTLRKVGVDDDRARQELVETLNIARQALADVRAVARGCRNMSVTAELRSVSGVLNAADVETSIEGEPGDLDPGTGSVLAIVLREAVTNLLRHSAARHCRIEFGEADGQLWLAISNDGVEDGVPHTGAGRRSGGLGNLADRLGAVGGGLTVTTEWGWFHLRAVLPARPAAPRPRPGRQPTHHHAC, encoded by the coding sequence GTGGTCTACGCAGAGAATCGACTTCACGACTACGACCACCACTACGACTACGAATTCGACTCCGATGGCCGTGAATCGGGAATCGGTGCGGAATTAGGCGCGACCGGGCTGCGACTGGCCCTGTTCATCACCTGCGCGGTCCAGTTGGGCTACGCGCTGATGGCGATACTGAATCTGCTGAAGTGGCACCACGAATCACTGAGTCTCGTGGGCGCCGTGCTGATACTGATCGCATTCTTCGGGCTGCAGCTCTTTCACTGCAATCCCTATGCCGTTCATCTCAGGGCCAAAGTCGGCCCCTGGACGCTCGTCCCGCAGGCCGCACTGGCCTACGCCCCGTTCCCCATGTTCGGCGTGCTGTGGGGCGGCTTCGGCGGATTCCTCTCGGGGGCCGTGCTGGTCGTGCTCCGGGGGTCGGTGCTCGCCTGGGTCCTCTTCGTCCTCAACGCCGCCGCCGTGTTCGGACTCGCCCTCGCCTCGTTCGCCCTCGTCCCGTCGGTCTATCTGACGCTCGCCACCGTGGTCATCGGGCTGATGGTCTACGGACTGACGCGGCTGAGCGACATCGTCGTCGAGCAGTACCGGCTGCGTCACCGGACGGCCTGGGCCGCGGTCTCCGGGGAGCGGCTCCGCGTCGCTCGCGACCTGCACGACCTGCTCGGCTACAGCCTCTCCGCCATCACGCTGAAAAGTGAACTGACGCTGCGGAAGGTGGGAGTCGACGACGACCGCGCCCGGCAGGAACTGGTCGAGACGCTGAACATCGCACGGCAGGCGCTGGCCGACGTCCGGGCCGTCGCCCGCGGCTGCCGGAACATGTCCGTCACGGCGGAGCTGCGTTCGGTGTCCGGAGTGCTCAACGCGGCGGACGTGGAGACCTCGATCGAGGGCGAGCCCGGTGACCTCGACCCGGGAACCGGCTCGGTCCTGGCCATAGTGCTGCGGGAGGCCGTCACCAATCTGCTGCGCCACAGCGCGGCGAGGCACTGCCGCATCGAGTTCGGTGAGGCCGACGGACAGCTCTGGCTGGCGATCTCCAACGACGGCGTCGAGGACGGGGTGCCACACACCGGGGCCGGCCGCCGCAGCGGCGGCCTCGGCAATCTCGCCGACCGGCTGGGTGCCGTCGGCGGAGGGCTGACCGTCACCACCGAGTGGGGCTGGTTCCATCTGCGCGCCGTTCTGCCGGCCCGGCCCGCCGCACCTCGGCCCCGTCCCGGGCGGCAGCCCACGCATCACCATGCGTGCTGA
- a CDS encoding alpha/beta hydrolase fold domain-containing protein, translating to MTLSPARAVVYLPGTDAATDTASGSTPEPAPPVHVNFHGGGYVLPPIQLDDPLCRFLAAEAGVAVVNVDYVVAPQHPFPAPPHQAYEIVRWVAGHGAEHGWDGDRLTVGGQSAGGGLAAAVARQALEARRAPEDRHDGAPSIALQVLHYPPLDLATDARDKHAAIAKPMLRPWMADVFDSAYVPDPRRRTDPLVSPAHPSDTADLTGIAPAFVVTAEYDLLRAEGVRYAERLREAGALLDHYDVPEVDHGYDQKDAETARGVYALIAAHVRRATTPGPGNTPRENQP from the coding sequence ATGACGCTGAGTCCGGCCCGTGCGGTCGTCTACCTGCCCGGCACGGACGCAGCCACCGACACCGCTTCCGGCTCGACCCCGGAACCGGCCCCACCCGTGCACGTCAACTTCCACGGCGGCGGCTACGTCCTCCCGCCGATCCAACTCGACGACCCCCTGTGCCGTTTCCTCGCCGCGGAAGCGGGCGTCGCGGTGGTCAACGTGGACTACGTCGTCGCACCCCAGCACCCGTTTCCCGCCCCGCCCCATCAGGCGTACGAGATCGTCCGATGGGTCGCCGGGCACGGTGCCGAGCACGGCTGGGACGGCGACCGGCTCACGGTGGGCGGCCAGAGCGCGGGCGGCGGCCTCGCGGCGGCGGTGGCCCGCCAAGCCCTGGAGGCCCGTCGAGCCCCGGAGGACCGGCACGACGGCGCCCCGTCCATCGCGCTCCAGGTCCTCCACTACCCGCCCCTGGACCTCGCGACCGACGCCCGCGACAAGCACGCCGCCATCGCCAAGCCGATGCTGCGCCCCTGGATGGCGGACGTCTTCGACTCCGCGTACGTGCCGGACCCGCGGCGGCGCACCGACCCCCTGGTCTCGCCCGCCCATCCGTCGGACACCGCGGATCTCACGGGCATCGCCCCGGCCTTCGTCGTCACCGCGGAGTACGACCTCCTGCGCGCGGAGGGTGTCCGGTACGCCGAGCGGCTGCGCGAGGCCGGTGCGCTGCTCGACCACTACGACGTCCCCGAAGTCGACCACGGCTACGACCAGAAGGACGCCGAAACGGCCAGGGGCGTGTACGCCCTGATCGCCGCGCACGTACGCCGGGCCACGACCCCCGGGCCCGGGAACACCCCGAGGGAGAACCAGCCATGA